In Mycolicibacterium phocaicum, one DNA window encodes the following:
- a CDS encoding YggS family pyridoxal phosphate enzyme has product MTGAPREAELAASLARIQARIDAAAAAAGRDRADIEFLPVTKFFPASDVVALFGLGCRAFGESREQEAAGKVAEVSAALSDKKLITAPGELLDASSNIESNNVIRWHMIGRIQRNKARAVARWAAVAHSVDTAPLIATLSRGAVEALDQGRRSEPLQVYIQVSLDGDPARGGVPVDRPDLVDELCAAADAAPGLGLAGLMAIPPLASAADAEFARLEAELLRVQTQYPYRLGLSAGMSNDLEVAVRHGSTCVRVGTALMGPRPLTSP; this is encoded by the coding sequence ATGACCGGCGCGCCGCGCGAGGCCGAACTGGCCGCGTCGCTGGCCCGGATTCAGGCGCGGATCGACGCTGCCGCGGCGGCTGCCGGCCGGGATCGGGCCGACATCGAATTTCTTCCGGTCACCAAATTCTTTCCGGCGAGTGATGTTGTCGCACTGTTCGGATTGGGCTGCCGGGCATTCGGTGAATCGCGGGAGCAGGAAGCGGCGGGCAAAGTCGCCGAGGTCTCGGCCGCGTTGTCGGACAAGAAATTGATCACAGCGCCCGGCGAATTGTTGGATGCGTCATCGAACATAGAGTCGAACAATGTAATTCGGTGGCACATGATCGGCCGAATTCAACGCAACAAAGCGCGGGCGGTGGCGCGCTGGGCGGCGGTGGCGCATTCGGTCGACACCGCGCCGTTGATCGCCACGCTGTCGCGCGGCGCGGTCGAAGCATTGGACCAAGGCCGCAGGTCCGAGCCATTGCAGGTCTATATCCAGGTCAGCCTCGACGGGGATCCGGCGCGCGGCGGTGTGCCGGTGGACCGACCGGACCTGGTCGACGAACTGTGTGCTGCCGCGGATGCCGCGCCGGGCCTGGGTCTGGCGGGCCTGATGGCGATCCCGCCGCTGGCCAGCGCGGCCGACGCGGAGTTTGCGCGACTGGAGGCTGAATTGCTCAGGGTCCAAACGCAATACCCATACCGGCTGGGCCTGTCCGCGGGCATGTCGAATGACCTGGAAGTTGCAGTGCGACACGGGTCAACGTGTGTGCGTGTCGGTACCGCGTTAATGGGACCGCGTCCTCTAACGTCACCATGA